The region GGTGCTGGGAGGTCACCCAGGACCCTCTCGCCTGGGCCGGGACAGCTGCTGAAGCGTTGCAGTGGTGGGGAAGAGCATGGGGACTTCAGCATCGCCATCAGTGACCTCAAACAATTCTGTGCCTGGCAGTCTGCTCCTGGACAAGGTGTCCAGCGCACAGCTGGGTAAGCACGCAATGCAGCTGGTGAGGAACAGGCTGACGGGCCGGGCttaaagggttctagtaaatggggtcaTGTCGGGCTCAGTCACCAGTGGGTTCCACAGGGATCATCTTAGGGCCGGCACtattcaatgtctttataaatgacttagatTCCGGACTTGAGGGATTAATTAGtaagtttgccaatgacacgtaagtgggaggagctgttgacactctggagggcagagaggccctgcagagggatctggacaaactggagaactgggcaatcgcCAACTGCATGAAGTCCAGCAAGAgcaagtgccggattttgcacctgggacacgacAACCCCGGCTGTACAGACAGACAgggggacgagatgctggagagcagctctgcagagagggatccaGGGGTTCTGGTCTATGGccagttgaacatgagccaccagtgtccctggagccaagaGGGCCCCGTGTCCTggtgcacccagcacagcacggccagccgggcaggggggattgtcccgctctgctctgcgctggggcggcctcacctgcagcattcactgtgtgcagggctggggacacaggagaaaaggagatacagctgctggagagtgtccagaagaggctgcgaagttggtgaaggtttggaggggaagccgtgtgagcagcggctgcagtccctgggtttgctcagctggagcagagcagactgagggcagagctcatgggctgcaggttcctcagcaggagcaggaggggcaggctgagctctgctctgtgacagtgacagagcccagggaacggcaggagatgtgccagggagggcagtgggacatgaggaaaaggttcttccccagaggtgctggacactgaacaggctccccagggaggtgtcacggccccaacctgacagtgttcaacaagagactggacaccgtcctcagacacacggggtgacctgtggggtgtcctgtgcagggacagcagtgggactccatgatcctgtgggtccttccagctcaggagaCTCTATGACCCTCCACCCCCCTGACACCCCCGCCTGCACTTGAGACGCCCAACTCACCCGCTGGTCCAGCTGGAAGTTTGCTGGTGGGTTCCACACTCGCCCCACGCAGCCCCGGTTTGGGGACACAGACACTCGCTCCCCCAGCAGCCGGGACCAGCACGTGGGCTGTGACCCACGGTCCTGCCCCAGCTGCCGCTGCTCAGCCCGGCACCCGCCTCCCTCAGCGCTGCCCAGGGAGCTCATGGGCAGGAGAACATCCCCACCCGGGGGAAAAGACCCCACTCGCTGTACTGGGACCCCAGTCACTCTCTCCTGTAGCTGCACTGGGACCCCCCTCACTGCAGTAACTGCACTGGGACCCCCCTCACTGCAGTAACTGCTCTGGGACGCCCCTCACTGCAGCAGCTCACACCACAGGCCAGGGCCACCCAGAGCCCCAGTCTGACTCCAGTAGCTGCCCCAAATCCACTCACACCCCACAGGCCTCACCAGTcactgcccccagcccctgcagctcaCACTCCCCACACGAGCTTTGTTTCCTGCCGTTGTCTCCATGGAGGTTTTGCCAGATATTGGGGGTTGcttccccttttttccctccGTTTCCCAGCTGACCAGCTCCCCGCTGAGATAACCTCACTGGAATAAACCTTCTCAGCCTCCCAGCCACCATCAGTGGGACTGACCAGGCTGGGTTCCCACCACCGCCTCCCTTCTCATTTGCGGGGCACATCTGTCtaactccctgttctgctctgtGGCTTCCTCCCCTTCTTATTATCCCTTGAGACGCTCAAGAAGGTCCTTGAGCAGACACCCTGAAAGGAGCAGACACTCCTTCCACACACCTTTCCACAGACCACGGCCCAGCTGCCACCCGCCTGTCTTCACAGCCCAGACGCTGAAGTCACACACAACTGGGGCTCACCTGAAAATAAAGGATACAGAGACCAGCCCTGTCCAGCTCCAACACTTTATTAGCAAAGACTATGGGGGATTATCCTGACCCACGGCTTTGGGCAACTCTCCAGGGGGGCTCGGGCCTTGGGTTTCCAGCGGCGTTGCAGGAACTGTGCAGAAAAAACCTCCGACCAGCCCACGGGTGCAGGCCCAGCTGGTCACACGTTCTCCAGACCACGGCTCCGTTGCCACCAGCCTGTCCTGGCCGCACAAACACCAACGTCACACACGGCCGACGGCTGCCGGGGAACACGCGGAGGAACGTAATTCTCCACGTTGGTCACACAAAGGCTTTTGCTTAACAGTGAATCAACGGCAAGAGCAGTTGCAGTCCCGGCCGAGAGCTGGAGGAAAGCTCCCCAGGTCCAGGCACCTGCGTGGGAACGGCTCGGCTCAGTGATTCtgtcccacagccctttctTTAAGTGTGACAAGTGCTCACTGCAGGAAAACTATTGCCTTGCCGTGTCACTTATTGTCTTGCAGCAGCTGATAAAACCGGTACTTTctaatgctgcctttgctcttcacCTGGCTCTTGGTCTTAATCTTGGCCGTAGGACCGCTCGCTGCaggaaggtttttcttttttgctctaAGGCACAGCGGAGGTAAATGCTCATggcaagaaggaaagaggatTCTGAACTTATTTTGAAGCAAGGGAACTTCTGAGCAATGGCAGGAGTAGCACACCTCGTTTCACCCATCTTTGTGAGCAGCTAGATATAGTTTTCTTCATGTGGCTTGAGATCATAGTCATTATAACAATATTTTGTGGACAGACTTGTACTATGGTCATCTAAAATGCAAAGCAGTTGCGGTTCTTCATGTCAACTTGACCTAAAGCTTCTTCAGTTCCTCAAGTGCTTCCTGCTTTGTAATTCTGTGCCACGACTCAGGGATTTCTCCTGTGTCATGAAATTTCATATTGTGTCGTTCTTCTATCTTTGTCCTGAAACGACACACAAACCATTTCCAGTACGCCAGCATGGATGGATCAGGAGGAATGCTCCAAGAGGAATAAGGAGGTCCTGCATCCCGGTATCTCTTGTAGGGGGTCCATGTGCCTTCACCAGTCCTGAATTCACGGTCACTTGCAACACTACTAGAACAAATATCAATAACTAGATTGTCTGTATTAACCCGGTGCCATCCCGTCAAACCTTGTGTACGATGGTAGACAACGCGATGGTCTCCATCGTGATTCGGCATGGTGTTTGTGCAAACCGCCCCACAGAAGGGacactgctcccagcaccctgaAAACTGCTCAGCCAGGATCGTGTGGGGCGGCCTTTCAAACCAGCTCATATTAGCTCCAGCAAACTCCTCCCTGAGCTGATCTTTCAGAGGAGCCAGTGCTTGTGCCATGGCATTGTTCAGGAACTCCATGTCTGTTACCTCCTGATGCTCAATGCCCTTCAGGTCCCTTCTGGGCAAGCTCAGCACCTCTCCAAGTGCCCTGCAAAATTCATCCAGCCAGAGAGAGATTtggtcttttctgtcttttctgtctttgacaACGTTGGTTGATGCAGAAACAGCCGACTGGATTCTCTCATAGCAGTGAGTAAGGGAGTCATCTAAGAACCTCTCCAGCCTCCTGTTCTTGTCTAAGCAGTAGGTCTCAACACGTGTCTTGATGTAACTCTGGAAAAAGTCTCTTGGGAAATAAAGGTACTCCTTGAAATTCTcaaacttttcttcttctgccagGTATCTCAGTATGCAGACCTCCAGAGACGATCTATTGCCATTGAAGTCTGGGATTTTGCCCTTCATGTCTCGAGCTATGGCCAGGGCTGTCCTCTCATAGACCGCCTGGCGAAGAGCTGGGCTGATCTTCTCACACAGGAAAAGCGCAAATGTTGTGACAGAAGTGGCTCCTTGGCAGGAAATCTGGAAACATGTGAAGAAATCTTGTTTCTTGCTCTCCAGGTAGACGACTGGATCATTTGCTCTTTGGAACGCTTCATGCATGGCTTTAAACCTTCCAGCTGCCTTTTGGCACAGATACAGTGATAAATCTATTCTGTAATCTTtattaaaagtgtattttgcaTTGTCAGGGACAGAATTCATACCCTTCTCTACTTCATTTAGAATTTCATGAATAAAGCTTGGACTGTaatcccttttctccttttccttcttatcAATGTTTGCCCACACATTGGCTATGATGTTGTCTGTAATGCGGTGTATGCTGTCCTCATCAGCATTATCCAAACTCACAGTCCTGAGTCCTagccatttctttttcttagcgACATGTTTCTCCAAGTCAACAGAAAACTCTCGATATCTGGGAAATGTCCTGATTCGTTCATGTAATTTGAGCTCCTTAAAGCGATCTAGAAGGACATTTTCTATTTGCACATCGATATCAACCTGTTCTGGAgggggagcagcagaggagaCTTCAGCAATCCACTCTGCCCATAGAGACATGAAGTTGTCTCTCAGCTCCCTCTCGCTCAGGCTCTGGCCTTTCAGACGCAGAGCCAAAGCCCTGCTCCTTGCCAGGAGCACCTTTTCATATTCTGACCTCCTTTCCTCCAGTTTACACTGGTTCTTCTTTAGTTCTATAAGGTTCTCACATTTCTTTCTAGTCTCAAGAAGAAGAGATTCTTTCAGGTCTTTCAGCTTCAGTTCCGTGTTGCCTTTCCACTGGACCAGTATCTCACAGTCTCTGTCTTCCCTGAaaaacttttccatgtcttcACTAATGGCCTCACTCGTCTCTCGCACTTGATTTTCAAGGTGTTCTCTGCTGACCTCCTGCAAGTCCCCGTTCCGAATTctattgtccagtttcatttgCAGGTCTAAGAAGTGGCTCCTCAGCTGCCAGGACCACTGACCGAATGCGGTTTCCAGTTTCCTGTAGGCAGCAATCTCCACTGAATTCTTGaagctgaaaacaaagttttcaTTCAGCAAAGCATTCCAGAGGTCACTGATTCGAACTTTCAAGCCCGAGAGCCTCAAAATGCTGCCGTGTGCCTCCTTCTTGGCTGCTCGGAGGAGTTTGCTCTTTAATTCCTGGACGTTCTGGCTGTAGGTGGGATTGGGTGGTGCCATTGGGGGGTTTCCTTCCCACAGGTGAGCAAAGTAATGGATGTGGGTGTTCACGTCAAAGCGGATGACATCGCTGAAGGAGGAGACATCACAGAATTCCTGCTGGGCAGCTGTCTGGGTCATCTCATCCAGCTTTTCCTGCAGACGTCTTTGTCCTTCCATgttctgctccctggcagtCGTTTCTCCCACATTTTGGTGCACAAACACGCAGCCTGGAGAAAGTTTTACTTGCTTCATCCTCAGAAAAGCCTGCACAGCAATCTGAAGGACATCTTGCATTTCGGAAGGATTTTCTCCAAAGATATTGATGAGAGTCATGTTGCCGATGCCAATGACAAAGGTGGCCAGCTCGTTGTCGTGGTGGAGAGACTGTTTATTGGCCACCTCTATGGCGCGGAGTCCCTCTGTGTCAACAACCAGCATGTAATCAAAGCCCAGATCCTGTTGCGCCTTCTTGTCCACTTTAATTAGCCGCATAAACGCTCCCCGGGTGCATCTCCCTGCACTGACGTTGAACTGAAGACCAAACATGGCATTCAACAGGGTTGACTTCCCTGTGCTCTGGATGCCAAGCACTGACAGAACAAATACTCGTTTGTCCCCCAGCTTCTCAATTAATCTGTCAAAGATTGCTCCGACCCATTGTAATGGTACGTAAGAAGCATCACCATCCATCAGCTCAATGGGATACCCGGAAACCATCAGATCAGCTGCAATTTCAGGTAGTTTGACAACATATTCTTCCTTTGAGTTCGTTGATTCCAGAGCTTCATAAATCTGCCCGACCTCTCTCAAAATATGCTCAAGGCCAATTGATGAATCGTCCATTTTATTGGAGAGGGCCTCTAAATCTCTCTGCAACTGTTGTTTCAGatcatttttttcattgctcTTCTTTATCGCCAGGACTCGAGACCATAACTGGTGGTATTGTCTCTTCAGGTCACCAAGGCTATCAGAGGAGAGGTCATCCATAAAGACCTTCATCCACTGCAGGAAGTATTTCTTGGTATCTGCTGGCTGTGAGTGGAGAAAGACAAGGACTGATTTCATCAGAGGATTGAGGGGGAATGCTTGCTCTAGTTGCTCTCTTCTTATCGACAGCTTCTTTGATTGGATTTCACTCCGATGATGCTCTATGCTCTTGTTCCGCTTTTCCTGCAAGCGAGTGAGCTCTTTGTCACTTTTGCACCACTGGTACCACAGTTTTCCTTGAAGAGGCAGTAGCCGGGACTTGATCTCAGACAACGGTTCTTTCTTCAGAAGCTTCACCAGCGCCGTTGCCTCTTCTTTGGCTCTCACACACGCCTCTGTATCTTCATCGACTAAGAACCCGAGCTTGCGAGCTTTGTCCAGGCAGGCGTCGAGGCTGAAAAGCGTCTTAGACCCTGCCAGGAGACCCCTGATTGTTTTTGTCAGCTCGCCCATTAATTCTGCCTCGTTTCTGTTCTTGATACCAATTCTTATGTTTTGGCTGGATCGGCCAGCTGCAACGCTCTCCTTTTCGGTGAAAAGACAAACCAAAGGCCTTTGCGACTGCCACAGCTCACGTAAAATTTTCATCCCTttcttgtcactctgatcagTCTCGGATACGAGAGCCACGGTCACAGCGGATATCTCCTGTAAAAACTGCAGCTGTTGTTCGTGATCCCTTGCGTCTCCATGCAGGTTACAGAAAGCAACACAGCAGTCAAAGCTGTCATCGTCACTGCCCCGGGGACAGTACCAGGAGATCTCCACAACACCCTTCATCAGCAAACACTCTCTGGTGCTGCCTTTGCAATGGCGGTGGAAAAAAGTGTCATGTCTTTGTTTGCTCAGCAGAGCATTCAGAATCTGAGACTTGGAAGAGGAGGGAGAACTGCCAATCCGCAGGAAGGACACGATGGGGGTCTCGGCCTGATACATGAGTTTGTTATTGTAACTGTTACTTTGGACCTGTTTTCCTGACTTCTTGACTTCTTTCCAGCTCCTTTTGATTTGGCTGAGGGACCAGAGGGGGAACTCTATGTGTGAAGTGCAGGGGTGTGGGACCAGGAGGGGCAGTGCAAACTGGCAGAAGGCAAGCTTTGTTGCAATGGACTGTCTCATGAAATCATCAGCGCAATGGAAAATTGCCATCTGGAGGTCCATGGGGTGCACGTGACTCTCCCTGCTGGCACATTCAGGGACTTCTCTCTCCAAATCCATGAAAAAGTCGTCAAAGGAATCCGAGGGTTCGTGCTCTTGCTCTGTGGGTTCTGGCACAGATGTGAGTCCTGGGTCGCTCTCGTCCTTGCAAGTCAGGTACCTCACCCGATAATCCACGGTTAATAGCTTTTGTAAGAAGTAAAAGGGTAGTTCACTGTCCTTGCTGGGCTGGCTGTCATGTAAAGATGTCTTGTATATGATGTGGAAATcttctgtccccatttttcttgGATACCAACTTTCTAGTCCCAAGCGCTTAAGTAAGTGGAGGAACTCTTGGTTTGCAATGGATTGATTTGCTTTGGATTTGCTGCTGTCTGATTTGGATTTGGACTGACTGGAAGGTTCTACTCTTTGAAAAGTGTCTTCCATGTCTTTGGTTATATTGTGTTTCTTGAGATCGTCACACGTGTCTTCCACGCTCCCATCGATGACGGAACACGAGTCCCGTTCCAGCACCTCCCAGTCTGTCAATGAACTGTGCTTTTCAAGGAGAGTTTTTATCTCTGTGCTCCATAGGGCTTTCATGTGATCTTCCATGAACACTAGACGCTCAGTCTTCTCCTCAGGGGACACCCCTTTGTAGTTGGGTGTTACAGTCAGGCCCGTCAGCAGCAGGAAGGCCTGAGCTCTGTACACATCTCGCTCCTTCAGACTCAGATActctttctgtcccttttccatttcatttatCATGAAGTTCAGTTCTGGATGTCCAAGGAGGCGCTGAAAAGTGCCCCTTTCCACCTGGTATCCTGTGCTGGTTGTAATGACGTGCACCAACAGTTCCATGTCTTTCTGTGCCCTGTCCTGGAGAAACTGCAGTAAGGAATGAACAGCCAGGCTTGCAGTCACGGTGGCTTTTATCTTTGCTTCATGAATGGCAGATGCAGAGGTTTCTGGCGCGTAGGTGACTTCCTGGATGTAGTCCTTCATTTGCAGCAGTGTCTTGGTGAGATCTTCAGGCTCAGACACACGGGCAGTTTCAGGAAGCGGGTGCTCAGTATGGAAGATCCATTGCATAATGAGGGAAGAGTTGGGGAAGTCCTCGACAGAATAGCTGTGAGGATCCAGGAGGCACCTCAACAGGGACTTGATGTAGATGGTGTTTTCTGGAGGTGACTTCTGGTAAAACCGAACAGTATTCAG is a window of Columba livia isolate bColLiv1 breed racing homer chromosome 3, bColLiv1.pat.W.v2, whole genome shotgun sequence DNA encoding:
- the LOC106146087 gene encoding interferon-induced very large GTPase 1-like: MASQEDTQKHEEKARLAKKLLAEACEKEGLDAGYWLPKLSELLGVNSREALKHLQYEDYLKLECAVRQPWETKALQKLLELTDKKAASEKMAKERQEAVKLLLKELKEMHNSCSHSKDAVRQKEEALWKAMGIPKESWALPENSMMEVLGNIHKQLEQQESSVGRAENVSDAEVLMRASGGLALQGIYKTSRTADVLAKREQLIRVPSGFKLAGPEQGSLFDRKEFSSSAAEATFTKSMEQLGFSISVSAKAGFWGFNVETGTDYSKSLQSEDTRRSCSEQSYICTTKYLYIPLASCYFQKHQLHLSDAALRELQDIEHLLSITEEADRPDMLKSRCGSFFERFGSHINQGPLHFGGIFWWKASTEGFRAEHRKEMKQQVSEALDSYVVASYGIFSGSVDVSKSSSQAIFQGRDGRKNHTAVQLYVTNTGGPSETDSLPQWKAGLESNNRTWSVIDRGFQLIPVWDIILSNHSSDFKSSYQVSSSLRAAYEALTSLRVDTMFGEEVASAVEEARAFMERVKAWEVPGDESKLLTLVDFKQSLNEKTKSHSVWINVCLSDKTLQEFLLNTVRFYQKSPPENTIYIKSLLRCLLDPHSYSVEDFPNSSLIMQWIFHTEHPLPETARVSEPEDLTKTLLQMKDYIQEVTYAPETSASAIHEAKIKATVTASLAVHSLLQFLQDRAQKDMELLVHVITTSTGYQVERGTFQRLLGHPELNFMINEMEKGQKEYLSLKERDVYRAQAFLLLTGLTVTPNYKGVSPEEKTERLVFMEDHMKALWSTEIKTLLEKHSSLTDWEVLERDSCSVIDGSVEDTCDDLKKHNITKDMEDTFQRVEPSSQSKSKSDSSKSKANQSIANQEFLHLLKRLGLESWYPRKMGTEDFHIIYKTSLHDSQPSKDSELPFYFLQKLLTVDYRVRYLTCKDESDPGLTSVPEPTEQEHEPSDSFDDFFMDLEREVPECASRESHVHPMDLQMAIFHCADDFMRQSIATKLAFCQFALPLLVPHPCTSHIEFPLWSLSQIKRSWKEVKKSGKQVQSNSYNNKLMYQAETPIVSFLRIGSSPSSSKSQILNALLSKQRHDTFFHRHCKGSTRECLLMKGVVEISWYCPRGSDDDSFDCCVAFCNLHGDARDHEQQLQFLQEISAVTVALVSETDQSDKKGMKILRELWQSQRPLVCLFTEKESVAAGRSSQNIRIGIKNRNEAELMGELTKTIRGLLAGSKTLFSLDACLDKARKLGFLVDEDTEACVRAKEEATALVKLLKKEPLSEIKSRLLPLQGKLWYQWCKSDKELTRLQEKRNKSIEHHRSEIQSKKLSIRREQLEQAFPLNPLMKSVLVFLHSQPADTKKYFLQWMKVFMDDLSSDSLGDLKRQYHQLWSRVLAIKKSNEKNDLKQQLQRDLEALSNKMDDSSIGLEHILREVGQIYEALESTNSKEEYVVKLPEIAADLMVSGYPIELMDGDASYVPLQWVGAIFDRLIEKLGDKRVFVLSVLGIQSTGKSTLLNAMFGLQFNVSAGRCTRGAFMRLIKVDKKAQQDLGFDYMLVVDTEGLRAIEVANKQSLHHDNELATFVIGIGNMTLINIFGENPSEMQDVLQIAVQAFLRMKQVKLSPGCVFVHQNVGETTAREQNMEGQRRLQEKLDEMTQTAAQQEFCDVSSFSDVIRFDVNTHIHYFAHLWEGNPPMAPPNPTYSQNVQELKSKLLRAAKKEAHGSILRLSGLKVRISDLWNALLNENFVFSFKNSVEIAAYRKLETAFGQWSWQLRSHFLDLQMKLDNRIRNGDLQEVSREHLENQVRETSEAISEDMEKFFREDRDCEILVQWKGNTELKLKDLKESLLLETRKKCENLIELKKNQCKLEERRSEYEKVLLARSRALALRLKGQSLSERELRDNFMSLWAEWIAEVSSAAPPPEQVDIDVQIENVLLDRFKELKLHERIRTFPRYREFSVDLEKHVAKKKKWLGLRTVSLDNADEDSIHRITDNIIANVWANIDKKEKEKRDYSPSFIHEILNEVEKGMNSVPDNAKYTFNKDYRIDLSLYLCQKAAGRFKAMHEAFQRANDPVVYLESKKQDFFTCFQISCQGATSVTTFALFLCEKISPALRQAVYERTALAIARDMKGKIPDFNGNRSSLEVCILRYLAEEEKFENFKEYLYFPRDFFQSYIKTRVETYCLDKNRRLERFLDDSLTHCYERIQSAVSASTNVVKDRKDRKDQISLWLDEFCRALGEVLSLPRRDLKGIEHQEVTDMEFLNNAMAQALAPLKDQLREEFAGANMSWFERPPHTILAEQFSGCWEQCPFCGAVCTNTMPNHDGDHRVVYHRTQGLTGWHRVNTDNLVIDICSSSVASDREFRTGEGTWTPYKRYRDAGPPYSSWSIPPDPSMLAYWKWFVCRFRTKIEERHNMKFHDTGEIPESWHRITKQEALEELKKL